One genomic region from Lujinxingia vulgaris encodes:
- a CDS encoding metal-dependent hydrolase has product MDPIAHTLAGATLAQTRLKELTPLATATLIIGANIPDIDVIVSVLGDDASLLHRRGHTHGVLAMILLPLILTALMLAYDRLWRRRRDPQKVPVDPRVTLGLAYLGTLSHPALDWLNTYGVRLLMPFDGRWFYGDTLFIIDPWMWLLMGATIVLTYSQRRLAIGAWAILGAAMSAVITLAEMVPTPARIAWWVGLAAIIALRASGYTPDKRRLAAASCLAIFCTYLGLMGLGNTLASSRVTEHLASQGVDAEAVMTGPAAANPFAREVLARSSTHYHALKLNLWPGTDAITSRYAPVPIEEPDPIAQAALNAPSQRGFANWVRFPVFEVQSHQEGHTVFIRDLRYVEPDATTSRGIGMRKVELDLQLNERPGNSD; this is encoded by the coding sequence ATGGATCCCATCGCCCACACCCTGGCCGGCGCCACCCTGGCGCAGACCCGTCTCAAAGAGCTCACCCCGCTGGCGACCGCCACCCTGATCATCGGCGCGAACATCCCCGACATCGACGTTATCGTCTCGGTGCTCGGCGACGACGCCTCACTCCTGCACCGCCGCGGCCACACCCACGGGGTGCTCGCCATGATCCTCCTGCCGCTGATCCTCACCGCCCTGATGCTGGCCTACGACCGGCTCTGGCGACGCCGACGCGATCCTCAAAAAGTCCCCGTCGACCCCCGCGTCACCTTAGGCCTGGCCTACCTGGGCACCTTAAGCCACCCCGCGCTCGACTGGCTCAACACCTACGGCGTGCGACTTTTGATGCCCTTCGACGGGCGCTGGTTCTACGGCGACACCCTCTTCATCATCGACCCCTGGATGTGGTTGTTGATGGGCGCCACCATCGTGCTGACCTACTCCCAACGTCGCCTGGCCATCGGCGCCTGGGCCATCCTCGGCGCCGCGATGAGCGCCGTGATCACCCTGGCTGAGATGGTCCCCACCCCGGCCCGCATCGCCTGGTGGGTGGGCCTTGCCGCCATTATTGCCCTTCGCGCCTCGGGCTACACCCCCGACAAACGCCGCCTGGCGGCGGCTTCCTGCCTGGCCATCTTCTGCACCTACCTGGGGCTGATGGGCCTGGGCAACACCCTGGCCTCCTCCCGCGTCACCGAGCATCTGGCCAGCCAGGGCGTCGACGCCGAAGCCGTGATGACCGGCCCCGCCGCCGCAAACCCCTTCGCCCGCGAAGTGCTCGCCAGGTCCTCCACCCACTACCACGCCCTCAAACTCAACCTCTGGCCCGGCACAGACGCCATCACCTCCCGCTACGCCCCCGTCCCCATCGAAGAACCCGACCCCATCGCCCAGGCCGCACTCAACGCCCCCTCCCAGCGCGGCTTTGCCAACTGGGTGCGCTTCCCCGTCTTCGAGGTGCAATCCCACCAGGAGGGCCACACCGTCTTCATCCGCGATCTTCGCTACGTCGAGCCCGACGCCACGACAAGCCGCGGCATCGGCATGCGAAAGGTCGAGCTCGACCTTCAGCTCAACGAGCGCCCCGGCAACTCCGACTAA
- a CDS encoding pirin family protein, with protein sequence MSETKKDAIRAIVPLTSTPWPTLDPFLFCVHHNDHYPVANEKMGPDASLAGRNIGNDFSGKDGWSMYHGDTVPGFPRHPHAGFETVTIARKGFIDHSDSMGASARFGQGDVQWMTAGKGVVHSEAFPLLDRENPNTTELFQIWLNLPREDKKKDAYFTMFWNETIPRHLIKEGDATVGEVAVIAGALHGLDAPTPPPSSWAARDESNIAIWTIKLQPGASFTLPAANDETGRVLYFFEGDALTLEDVVMEPRHGAQVEGDAEVTLQNTGSTLAEVLVLQGRPIGEPVVQHGPFVGNYQGDIRQIMIDYQNTGFGGWPFDADAPVHPRDKGRFAIHADGREETPANPENAA encoded by the coding sequence ATGAGCGAGACGAAAAAAGACGCGATCCGCGCCATTGTTCCCCTCACCTCCACCCCCTGGCCCACCCTCGATCCCTTTCTCTTCTGCGTGCACCACAACGACCATTACCCGGTGGCCAACGAGAAGATGGGCCCCGACGCCTCTCTGGCCGGCCGCAACATCGGCAATGACTTTTCGGGCAAAGACGGCTGGTCGATGTACCACGGCGACACCGTCCCCGGCTTTCCGCGCCACCCTCACGCCGGCTTTGAGACCGTGACCATCGCCCGCAAAGGGTTTATCGATCACAGCGACTCGATGGGCGCCTCCGCGCGCTTTGGCCAGGGCGACGTGCAGTGGATGACCGCCGGCAAAGGCGTGGTGCACTCCGAGGCTTTTCCCCTCCTCGACCGCGAAAACCCCAACACCACCGAGCTCTTTCAGATCTGGCTGAACCTGCCGCGCGAAGACAAAAAGAAAGACGCCTACTTCACGATGTTCTGGAACGAGACCATCCCGCGCCACCTCATCAAAGAGGGCGACGCGACCGTGGGCGAAGTTGCAGTGATCGCCGGCGCCCTGCACGGGCTCGACGCCCCCACCCCGCCCCCGAGCTCCTGGGCGGCCCGCGACGAGTCCAACATCGCCATCTGGACGATCAAACTTCAACCCGGCGCCTCCTTCACGCTTCCGGCCGCCAACGACGAGACCGGCCGCGTGCTCTACTTCTTCGAAGGCGACGCCCTCACCCTGGAAGATGTCGTCATGGAGCCCCGACACGGCGCCCAGGTCGAAGGCGACGCCGAGGTCACCCTGCAGAACACCGGCTCCACCCTGGCCGAAGTGCTCGTCTTGCAGGGCCGCCCCATCGGTGAGCCCGTGGTCCAGCACGGGCCCTTTGTGGGCAACTACCAGGGCGACATCCGCCAGATCATGATCGACTACCAGAACACCGGCTTTGGCGGCTGGCCCTTTGACGCCGACGCCCCGGTCCACCCCCGCGACAAAGGTCGCTTCGCCATCCACGCCGACGGCCGCGAAGAGACCCCCGCCAACCCCGAAAACGCCGCCTGA
- a CDS encoding helix-turn-helix domain-containing protein gives MKTREPIHSVAELGARIREARQSQGLTQQEFADACGVGVRFLSEVERGKESAEIGLVLRLLSRAGLDVMVLRRHHEQSRYWGESRYE, from the coding sequence ATGAAGACGCGAGAGCCGATACACAGCGTGGCGGAGTTGGGGGCAAGAATTCGGGAGGCGCGCCAGTCGCAGGGGTTGACCCAGCAGGAGTTTGCCGATGCGTGCGGCGTGGGGGTGCGCTTTCTCTCGGAGGTTGAACGCGGCAAAGAAAGCGCGGAGATCGGGTTGGTGCTGCGGTTGCTCAGCCGAGCGGGGCTCGATGTGATGGTGTTGCGTCGACACCATGAGCAGAGCCGGTACTGGGGCGAGTCGCGGTATGAATGA
- a CDS encoding thioredoxin family protein — MSQRHIEIFSAGCPACVDTIDLVNDTICGSCSVEVLDMSDTEVAARARNLGIRSVPAVVVDGKLLDCCAGGVDKASLQAAGVGRPTA, encoded by the coding sequence ATGAGTCAACGTCACATCGAAATCTTCAGCGCTGGTTGCCCGGCATGCGTCGACACCATCGATCTCGTCAACGATACGATCTGCGGGTCGTGTTCGGTGGAGGTCCTCGACATGAGCGACACCGAAGTCGCCGCTCGAGCGCGCAACCTGGGAATCAGGTCCGTCCCGGCCGTGGTGGTCGACGGCAAGCTCCTCGACTGCTGCGCGGGGGGGGTCGACAAGGCTTCGCTCCAGGCGGCTGGCGTCGGGAGGCCCACCGCATGA
- a CDS encoding heavy-metal-associated domain-containing protein: MKPRLLQLLVGSLLAALAAGGCSRAEPPPPQTFEGAEQESAGSNEAAEAEAVIAVEGIVCQGCANAAAEAASQVPGCVSARGVFEDGTVVVRYRPDATTPEAIAAAITGADRGDAPAFTARVASP, from the coding sequence ATGAAGCCTCGGCTGCTTCAACTGCTCGTCGGCAGCCTGCTCGCGGCCCTCGCCGCGGGCGGCTGCTCGCGGGCCGAGCCGCCACCGCCTCAGACCTTCGAGGGGGCAGAGCAGGAGTCAGCGGGGTCCAATGAGGCGGCGGAAGCCGAGGCCGTCATCGCCGTCGAGGGGATAGTCTGCCAGGGATGCGCGAACGCGGCCGCCGAGGCTGCTTCCCAGGTGCCTGGCTGTGTCTCTGCGCGCGGCGTGTTCGAGGACGGTACCGTCGTCGTCCGCTACCGCCCAGACGCGACCACGCCAGAGGCCATAGCAGCCGCCATCACAGGCGCTGACCGCGGCGACGCGCCGGCGTTCACGGCACGCGTCGCGTCCCCTTGA
- a CDS encoding MerC domain-containing protein, protein MEVELIWQRDCPNVTAARQNLMRAFSVAGVPARWREWCVDETDCPDHARAFGSPSILVDGVDVAGHPAGNGQSCRLYHAADGALLGAPSADVIAAALRPPAQLAAPPNGDRFSWKRLAAAAPAFGVALLPKIACPACWPAYAGVLSSLGVSFLIDARYLFALTAAFLVVALFFLGFRAKRRRGHGPLALGLIASALLLIGKFYFESDPAMFGGVGVLMIASFWNSWPRKLAASPECSACEPTAPVRSCCDTTTPQAPTAQSASAIQGETT, encoded by the coding sequence ATGGAGGTTGAGCTCATCTGGCAGCGTGATTGCCCGAACGTCACCGCGGCCCGGCAGAACCTCATGCGGGCCTTCTCCGTCGCCGGCGTCCCAGCGCGGTGGCGCGAGTGGTGCGTCGATGAGACGGACTGCCCCGATCACGCTCGCGCGTTCGGCTCCCCGAGCATCCTCGTCGATGGAGTCGACGTTGCGGGCCATCCAGCCGGCAACGGTCAATCGTGCCGTCTCTACCACGCGGCCGATGGCGCTCTCCTCGGCGCGCCTTCCGCCGACGTCATCGCCGCCGCGTTGAGGCCTCCGGCCCAGCTTGCCGCTCCACCGAACGGCGACCGGTTCTCCTGGAAACGACTCGCCGCGGCAGCGCCCGCCTTCGGGGTTGCGTTACTGCCCAAGATCGCCTGCCCAGCGTGCTGGCCTGCATACGCGGGGGTGCTCAGCTCGCTGGGGGTCTCGTTCCTGATCGACGCCCGCTACCTGTTCGCCCTGACGGCTGCCTTCCTCGTCGTCGCGCTGTTCTTCCTGGGGTTCCGCGCAAAGCGTCGTCGCGGACACGGACCCCTCGCGCTCGGGCTCATCGCCTCGGCGCTCCTGCTCATCGGCAAGTTCTACTTCGAGAGCGACCCCGCCATGTTCGGCGGCGTGGGCGTCTTGATGATCGCCTCTTTCTGGAATTCGTGGCCTCGCAAGCTGGCCGCATCGCCGGAGTGCTCGGCATGTGAGCCGACCGCGCCGGTCAGGTCGTGCTGTGACACGACAACACCCCAAGCCCCGACCGCACAAAGCGCGTCGGCCATTCAAGGAGAAACAACATGA
- a CDS encoding PEP/pyruvate-binding domain-containing protein, with amino-acid sequence MKRSLTPDPIVRFGPHRQPDAPSSWTLGLSTPGKSGAISRQRVGGKAYGLWQLVSAGFNVPEAFVITTEAFEAALYPLALQASSLAELREAILEAELPRTLLEEIDARLASSTTDAWAVRSSATGEDGQQRSFAGQGLSLLDVQGSEAIVDAIRQVWASALRLERLVYEANDTITLTPAPMAVIVQAMLKPACAGVLFSQNPLSGDTNEVVISCAPGAGTAVVLGQDSETFYLDKHSGYVRRHVAAGGEDASPEQPPTLSAEQRVELTRAGATIESALGLPVDIEWAYAFPHPGAHRPTLFFVQARPITTSATRNALPDQVWTNTNVGEALPGVATPLTWSILESFSRRGFEQAFGSLGLSVPDDAELVRAFKGRIYLNLTRFMSIASGLPIFSPERLFEMAGGGGVELVRDIYERRSKRDFFKRLPTTIPKILGAQLSMPLVAPLWGRYFTSKVDEFFDRDLSQLSSTELLGELDHLDGLFERTGLVMLSVSSNFLMSYALTSEALRLLGATGIDAPSSPRDFIAGLDVKSAEPGLALLELGRIARRSLRLRRLITENAPAEVHEALHAQSQHDDVAMFLVELDAFRKHYGHRAPREAELATPRWREDMSFLFEVLQSFIDAPHLPSPMESVRQQKRARQLPTPELPAPLGKALSAVIGLTRKNARQREYMRDRVVDALDVYRRFFLECGRRLTEHNILQSPDEVFFLTAPELRAWLGAPHLASTFALRVLARRALFHHYKHLPDPPDTFLLRGHEIIADDDPHQHAPDPSRATSRLSGLGGSPGRVTGPARVILDPSSEDASIRPGDILVAPYTDVGWTPLFLTAAGVVMSLGGPLSHSCIVAREYGIPTVVNARRATEIIKNGDLITVDGDQGIVFIHPRDDASASP; translated from the coding sequence ATGAAACGCTCTCTGACACCTGATCCCATCGTCCGTTTTGGCCCCCACCGCCAGCCCGACGCCCCGTCGAGCTGGACGCTGGGGCTGAGCACCCCGGGCAAGAGCGGCGCCATCAGCCGCCAGCGCGTCGGCGGCAAAGCCTACGGGCTCTGGCAGCTGGTCAGCGCCGGGTTTAACGTGCCCGAAGCCTTCGTCATCACCACCGAAGCCTTCGAGGCCGCCCTCTACCCCCTGGCCCTCCAGGCCTCCTCCCTCGCTGAGCTCCGAGAGGCCATCTTAGAGGCCGAGCTCCCGCGCACGCTTCTCGAAGAGATCGACGCCCGGCTGGCGTCGAGCACCACCGACGCCTGGGCGGTGCGCTCCTCGGCCACCGGCGAAGACGGCCAGCAGCGCTCCTTTGCCGGCCAGGGCCTCTCCCTGCTCGATGTGCAGGGCAGCGAGGCCATCGTCGACGCCATCCGTCAGGTCTGGGCCAGCGCCCTGCGCCTGGAGCGCCTGGTCTACGAGGCCAACGACACCATCACCCTGACCCCGGCGCCGATGGCGGTCATCGTCCAGGCCATGCTCAAACCGGCCTGCGCCGGCGTGCTCTTTTCTCAAAACCCCTTGAGCGGCGACACCAACGAAGTTGTGATCAGCTGCGCCCCGGGCGCCGGCACCGCCGTGGTGCTGGGCCAGGATTCTGAGACATTCTACCTCGACAAACACTCCGGCTATGTGCGCCGCCACGTGGCCGCCGGCGGCGAAGACGCCTCCCCCGAGCAGCCCCCCACGCTCAGCGCCGAGCAGCGCGTCGAGCTCACCCGCGCCGGCGCCACCATCGAGTCGGCCTTAGGCCTGCCCGTCGACATCGAGTGGGCCTACGCCTTCCCCCACCCCGGCGCCCACCGACCCACCCTCTTCTTCGTCCAGGCTCGCCCCATCACCACCTCGGCCACCCGCAACGCCCTCCCCGACCAGGTCTGGACCAACACCAACGTCGGCGAAGCCCTGCCCGGGGTGGCCACCCCGCTGACCTGGAGCATTTTAGAGAGCTTTAGCCGCCGCGGCTTCGAGCAGGCTTTCGGCTCCCTGGGCTTGAGCGTGCCCGACGACGCCGAGCTTGTGCGCGCCTTTAAAGGCCGCATCTACCTCAACCTCACCCGCTTTATGAGCATCGCCAGCGGGCTGCCCATCTTCAGCCCGGAGCGCCTCTTTGAGATGGCCGGCGGAGGCGGCGTGGAGCTTGTGCGCGACATCTACGAGCGCCGCTCCAAACGCGACTTCTTCAAACGCCTGCCCACCACCATCCCCAAAATCCTCGGCGCCCAGCTCTCCATGCCGCTTGTCGCCCCCTTATGGGGCCGCTACTTCACGAGCAAGGTCGACGAGTTCTTCGATCGCGACCTCTCCCAGCTCTCCTCCACCGAACTTCTCGGGGAGCTCGACCACCTCGACGGCCTCTTCGAGCGCACCGGCCTTGTGATGCTCTCGGTAAGCTCCAACTTCCTGATGAGCTACGCGCTGACCTCCGAGGCACTCCGTCTCCTGGGCGCTACCGGGATCGACGCCCCCTCCTCCCCCCGCGACTTCATCGCCGGCCTGGACGTCAAAAGCGCCGAGCCCGGCCTGGCGCTTCTGGAGCTCGGCCGCATCGCGCGGCGCTCGTTGCGCCTGCGACGCCTGATCACCGAAAACGCCCCCGCCGAGGTCCATGAAGCGCTGCATGCGCAGTCGCAACATGATGATGTGGCGATGTTTCTGGTCGAGCTCGACGCCTTTCGCAAACACTACGGCCACCGCGCCCCCCGCGAGGCCGAGCTCGCCACACCCCGCTGGCGCGAAGACATGAGCTTTCTCTTCGAGGTGCTCCAGAGCTTCATCGACGCCCCGCACCTCCCCAGCCCCATGGAGAGCGTGCGCCAGCAAAAACGCGCCCGCCAGCTCCCCACCCCCGAGCTCCCCGCCCCGCTGGGTAAAGCGCTCTCGGCGGTCATCGGCCTGACGCGCAAAAACGCCCGCCAGCGCGAATACATGCGCGACCGCGTCGTCGACGCCCTCGACGTCTACCGCCGCTTCTTCCTGGAGTGCGGCCGCCGTCTCACCGAACACAACATCCTGCAGAGCCCCGACGAGGTCTTCTTTCTGACCGCCCCGGAGCTGCGCGCCTGGCTGGGCGCCCCGCACCTGGCCTCCACCTTCGCGCTGCGCGTGCTGGCCCGACGCGCGCTCTTTCACCATTACAAACACCTGCCCGACCCGCCGGATACCTTTCTGCTGCGCGGCCACGAGATCATCGCCGACGACGATCCTCATCAACACGCCCCCGACCCCTCCCGCGCCACCTCGCGTCTCAGCGGTCTGGGCGGAAGCCCCGGCCGCGTCACCGGCCCGGCCCGCGTAATCCTCGATCCCTCCAGCGAAGACGCCTCGATTCGCCCCGGCGACATCCTGGTCGCCCCCTACACCGATGTGGGCTGGACCCCCCTCTTCCTGACCGCCGCCGGCGTCGTCATGAGCCTGGGCGGTCCCTTAAGCCACTCCTGCATCGTCGCCCGCGAGTACGGCATCCCCACCGTCGTCAACGCTCGCCGCGCCACCGAGATCATCAAAAACGGCGACCTGATCACCGTCGATGGCGACCAGGGCATTGTATTTATTCACCCCCGCGACGACGCCTCCGCCTCCCCCTGA
- a CDS encoding type II toxin-antitoxin system HipA family toxin → MNEAALWVYYEDRRVGRADLHDGDRLSFVYDSDWLAHGGAFALSQSLPLRERGFGPEVAHAFFENLLPEGGAREMIAAQLGISVENDVALLAALGEETAGAFRIVGAETQTKQRFANARVRRILTTSELERWADGEPVGWAEESGEPPRLSLAGAQHKMACIREGDHYVVPASHEASTHILKFDSLRFRHLSVNEFLTMRFAAALGLPVCHVDLDVGASTPFLVVERYDRRDLDGATVRLHQEDFCQVFALSRHRKYQSEGGPTLLEIGRRLGEVSTQAAKDLVNLLRWVMFNALSGNADGHAKNLSLLYGARGPCLAPFYDLVCTRAIEGVHTGLAMAVDGEVNADRLRPRHFEALAEGWDMRPALATRELERLLGQRKRAWETALAALHEHVEYSPAVERVERAMEQRARALENNLRQDRP, encoded by the coding sequence ATGAATGAGGCGGCGCTGTGGGTGTATTATGAGGATCGTCGGGTCGGTAGAGCCGACCTGCATGACGGCGATCGTCTGAGTTTCGTCTACGATTCAGATTGGCTCGCCCACGGTGGGGCTTTTGCGCTGAGCCAGTCGTTGCCGCTTCGGGAGAGAGGTTTCGGCCCGGAGGTGGCGCACGCGTTTTTCGAGAATCTTTTGCCGGAGGGGGGAGCTCGCGAGATGATCGCGGCGCAGTTGGGCATAAGCGTCGAGAATGATGTCGCGTTGTTGGCGGCGTTGGGCGAGGAGACGGCCGGGGCTTTTCGTATCGTCGGAGCCGAAACACAAACGAAGCAACGTTTTGCAAACGCACGAGTTCGTCGCATCCTCACCACGTCTGAATTGGAGCGTTGGGCTGATGGCGAGCCTGTGGGCTGGGCAGAAGAATCAGGTGAGCCGCCGCGTTTATCCCTGGCCGGCGCTCAGCACAAAATGGCGTGCATTCGGGAGGGGGACCACTACGTGGTGCCGGCAAGTCATGAGGCGAGCACCCATATCTTGAAGTTTGACTCTTTGAGGTTTCGGCATCTTTCAGTGAACGAGTTTTTGACGATGCGTTTTGCCGCAGCGCTGGGGCTGCCCGTCTGTCATGTCGACCTTGACGTTGGGGCGAGCACCCCTTTTCTGGTCGTGGAGCGTTATGATCGGCGTGACCTCGATGGGGCGACGGTGCGTCTTCATCAAGAGGATTTTTGTCAGGTCTTCGCTTTGTCACGGCATCGCAAGTACCAGAGTGAAGGGGGCCCCACACTGCTGGAGATCGGCAGGCGTTTAGGTGAGGTGTCGACGCAAGCCGCAAAGGACCTTGTGAACCTGCTGCGGTGGGTGATGTTCAACGCGTTGAGCGGCAACGCGGATGGACACGCCAAAAATCTATCGCTGCTCTATGGCGCGAGAGGTCCTTGTCTTGCGCCCTTTTACGATCTTGTGTGCACCCGGGCGATTGAGGGGGTGCATACGGGGTTGGCGATGGCTGTGGATGGCGAAGTCAACGCAGATCGTTTGCGACCGCGCCACTTCGAAGCGCTCGCCGAGGGCTGGGATATGCGCCCCGCACTTGCGACGCGAGAGCTTGAGCGTCTTTTGGGTCAACGTAAAAGAGCCTGGGAGACGGCGCTCGCTGCATTGCACGAGCATGTTGAGTACTCGCCAGCCGTCGAGAGGGTCGAACGCGCGATGGAGCAACGCGCCCGTGCGCTCGAAAACAACCTGCGTCAGGACCGTCCCTGA
- a CDS encoding TetR/AcrR family transcriptional regulator translates to MSAQRQRRQARRDERREELKQAAIEVFHEHGYHAARVSQIVKKVGVAQGTFYLYFEGKQQLFSEIISDFLEMVVTTVASWEPGAIDSREDLREELTRVGLMLTEELLRNELSTAIFFNEAMAVAPEINELIRHFYETLQAMLSDFNRILCQRGLIAPMDFTILGSMTIGMVERVILERVVYGTLKDAEPRAIVDHLIMHFLAGTIEPIGEPASAGQPVALDRTETSDNAAPTEV, encoded by the coding sequence ATGAGTGCCCAGCGACAACGCCGACAGGCCCGCCGCGATGAACGCCGCGAAGAGCTCAAGCAGGCCGCCATCGAAGTCTTCCACGAGCACGGCTACCACGCCGCGCGCGTCTCCCAGATCGTCAAAAAAGTCGGTGTCGCCCAGGGCACCTTCTACCTCTACTTTGAGGGTAAGCAGCAGCTCTTCTCCGAGATCATCAGCGACTTTCTCGAGATGGTCGTCACCACCGTGGCCAGCTGGGAGCCCGGCGCGATCGACTCCCGCGAGGATCTTCGCGAGGAGCTCACCCGGGTCGGCCTGATGCTCACCGAGGAGCTTTTGAGAAACGAGCTCTCCACCGCCATCTTCTTCAACGAAGCGATGGCCGTGGCCCCGGAGATCAACGAGCTTATCCGCCATTTCTACGAGACGCTCCAGGCGATGCTCTCCGACTTCAACCGCATTCTCTGCCAGCGCGGGCTCATCGCCCCGATGGACTTTACCATCCTGGGCTCGATGACCATCGGCATGGTTGAGCGCGTGATCCTCGAGCGCGTCGTCTACGGCACACTCAAAGACGCCGAGCCCCGCGCCATTGTCGATCACCTGATCATGCACTTCTTAGCGGGCACCATCGAGCCCATCGGGGAGCCGGCCAGCGCCGGCCAGCCGGTAGCACTCGACCGCACGGAGACGTCCGACAACGCCGCCCCCACCGAGGTCTAA
- the cutA gene encoding divalent-cation tolerance protein CutA: MVRVVLCNCPPEDANRLARQLVEERLAACVNVIPGVTSFYMWDDELCEDQEHTLLIKTTEERYPELSRRLAELHPYSVPEDIALDSARVAAAYHSWVHETLSDT; the protein is encoded by the coding sequence ATGGTCCGCGTCGTCCTCTGCAACTGCCCCCCTGAAGACGCCAACCGCCTTGCGCGCCAGCTCGTCGAAGAGCGCCTGGCCGCCTGCGTCAACGTCATCCCCGGGGTCACCAGTTTTTATATGTGGGACGACGAGCTCTGCGAAGATCAGGAGCACACCCTGCTGATCAAGACCACCGAGGAGCGCTACCCCGAGCTCTCCCGACGCCTGGCCGAGCTGCACCCCTACAGCGTGCCCGAAGACATCGCCCTGGACAGCGCCCGCGTGGCCGCCGCCTATCACAGTTGGGTTCATGAAACGCTCTCTGACACCTGA
- a CDS encoding HIRAN domain-containing protein produces MHRIESSRHHRTSPPPPPGHALLIHTPVAGLQFHEFQLAAFPLDLGQRLRVVREPDNPYDARAIALYAGDRRIGYVPRRLNKMPARLLDAGWPLIARIEHLITGYRDRGPAHTRPSPFAYPREMKIVIALFIPLHDQGRS; encoded by the coding sequence ATGCACCGAATCGAAAGCTCGCGCCATCACCGCACCTCGCCACCGCCGCCCCCGGGTCACGCCCTGCTCATCCACACCCCGGTGGCCGGCCTGCAATTTCATGAGTTCCAGCTGGCCGCCTTTCCCCTGGATCTGGGCCAACGCCTGCGCGTGGTACGCGAGCCCGACAACCCCTACGACGCCCGCGCCATCGCCCTCTACGCCGGCGACCGCCGCATCGGCTACGTTCCTCGCCGACTCAACAAGATGCCCGCGCGCCTCCTCGACGCCGGCTGGCCGCTGATCGCGCGCATCGAACACCTCATCACTGGCTACCGCGACCGCGGCCCCGCCCACACCCGCCCCTCCCCCTTCGCCTACCCCCGCGAGATGAAGATCGTCATCGCCCTCTTCATCCCCCTCCACGATCAGGGACGGTCCTGA
- a CDS encoding phage tail protein, with amino-acid sequence MTHAGFHKCSELSIEVANVQHFAGGSLIPNKSSDRLTFADVIFVRGATQNRNIFDWFQDVALTLSGLGLTDVNYKRNLDIVQQDRDGTTLRRWSLSRAWPVKFVAGDWDNESDENVIESVTLTYDFFELIQ; translated from the coding sequence ATCACGCACGCCGGCTTCCACAAATGCAGCGAGCTCTCGATCGAGGTGGCGAACGTCCAGCACTTCGCGGGCGGCTCGCTCATCCCGAACAAGAGTTCCGACCGGTTGACCTTCGCAGACGTCATTTTCGTTCGCGGCGCTACCCAGAACCGCAACATCTTCGACTGGTTCCAGGACGTGGCGCTCACCTTGAGCGGCCTCGGCCTGACCGATGTCAACTACAAGCGCAACCTCGACATCGTGCAGCAGGACCGCGACGGCACGACGCTGCGGCGCTGGTCGCTCTCCCGCGCGTGGCCCGTGAAGTTCGTCGCTGGCGACTGGGACAACGAGAGCGACGAGAACGTCATCGAGTCGGTGACGCTGACCTACGACTTCTTCGAGCTGATCCAGTAG
- a CDS encoding MerR family transcriptional regulator gives MGHALSSDTVFPSWGSSEDGRCTASIGVEPGMWGRGTAHVLGLGLEKIGSTLDSVVYYRPYVVCVEGNRLPGDDVNNATNSTTLTIGKVAKRAGIGVETIRFYEREKLLPEPARDPSSGYRRYPESTISRLQFIARAKELGFTLRETRELLELRAGPATCGTVRARAEDKIDDVRRKIEDLQRIERALLTLAEACPGDGALDDCPILGALEGGFGDGG, from the coding sequence GTGGGACATGCGCTCTCCTCCGATACGGTGTTCCCCTCGTGGGGGTCGTCGGAGGACGGCAGGTGCACGGCCTCCATCGGAGTAGAGCCGGGGATGTGGGGGCGTGGGACGGCACACGTCCTGGGACTCGGCCTCGAAAAAATCGGATCGACCCTTGACTCTGTAGTATACTACAGGCCTTACGTTGTCTGTGTAGAGGGTAACCGCCTCCCCGGAGACGACGTGAACAACGCCACGAACAGCACCACGCTCACAATCGGAAAGGTCGCCAAGCGCGCCGGGATCGGCGTGGAGACCATCCGCTTTTACGAGCGAGAGAAGCTCCTACCGGAGCCCGCGCGCGACCCGTCGAGCGGCTATCGACGCTACCCCGAGAGCACGATCTCGCGCTTGCAGTTCATCGCCCGCGCGAAGGAACTCGGGTTCACCTTGCGGGAGACACGGGAGCTCCTCGAGCTCCGCGCGGGACCCGCGACGTGTGGGACTGTGAGAGCGCGTGCCGAGGACAAGATCGACGACGTCCGCCGAAAGATCGAGGACCTCCAGCGAATCGAGCGCGCACTCCTGACGTTGGCGGAGGCATGCCCCGGTGACGGCGCCTTGGACGACTGCCCCATCTTGGGGGCTCTTGAGGGAGGGTTCGGCGATGGAGGTTGA